The Microbacterium sp. W4I20 genome segment CGGCGCCACTTCCGCGTCCTCACCGGCTCAGGAGTCGGCTGGGCGCTCGATGCGATGGACGTCGGACTCATCTCGTTCATCCTCGCTGCCCTTACTCAGCAGTGGGGCCTGACCAAGACGGATGCCGGGTGGATCGCCTCGGTCGGCTTCCTGGGCATGGCGATCGGCGCGACGCTCGGTGGCCTCCTGGCCGATCGACTCGGCCGCCGACAGGTGTTCGCCATCACCCTGCTGATCTACGGCATCGCGACCGGTGCCAGCGCGCTCGTCGGCGGCATCGCGGTCCTGCTGGTCCTGCGCTTCTTCGTCGGGCTCGGACTCGGGGCCGAGCTGCCGGTCGCATCGACCTATGTGAGCGAGTTCGCTCCGGCGCGGATCCGCGGTCGACTCATCGTCATCCTCGAGGCCTTCTGGGCGCTCGGTTGGACGGTGTCGGCTCTGATCGGATACTTCGTGATCCCGGCATCCGACGACGGCTGGCGCTGGGCCTTCGCGCTCGGAGCGATTCCGGCCGTGTACGCGCTGATCGTGCGCTGGGGTTTGCCGGAGTCTCCGCGTTGGCTCGCCTCCCGCGGACGCATCGCCGAGGCCGACCGCATCGTATCGACCTTCGAGGCGGATGCCGGACTCGTACCGGGTCCCGCCATCCGCAAGGAACCGCCGTCGCGAGCGATCGCGGTCACGGCG includes the following:
- a CDS encoding MFS transporter, with product MANSALPSRASLAERLDELPFTRRHFRVLTGSGVGWALDAMDVGLISFILAALTQQWGLTKTDAGWIASVGFLGMAIGATLGGLLADRLGRRQVFAITLLIYGIATGASALVGGIAVLLVLRFFVGLGLGAELPVASTYVSEFAPARIRGRLIVILEAFWALGWTVSALIGYFVIPASDDGWRWAFALGAIPAVYALIVRWGLPESPRWLASRGRIAEADRIVSTFEADAGLVPGPAIRKEPPSRAIAVTARARLTTLWNREFRVRTLCLWLVWLCVNFAYYGAFIWIPSILLDAGFDLVKSFGFTLIITLAQLPGYAVAAWLIEVWGRRATLSVFLIGSAVSAVFFGTASTEGAIIASGMALSFFNLGAWGALYAVTPETYPTSLRGTGAGWAAGVGRIASIVAPLTVPVLLVAGGTPVLFVVFGACFLVAAAAAWGLADRGGVALDDR